A genomic stretch from Coffea arabica cultivar ET-39 chromosome 10c, Coffea Arabica ET-39 HiFi, whole genome shotgun sequence includes:
- the LOC113715029 gene encoding laccase-14-like: MKGFILQFVGFLCLASVLLPSEALTHRYKFVVKEASYTRLCSTKNILTVNGQFPGPTLRIRQGDTAIVHVHNKGKENITIHWHGVKQPRYPWSDGPEYITQCPIMPGESFTQVIGISDEIGTLWWHAHSDWSRATVYGALIIYPKKGDSYPFPKPHAEVPIILGEWWKSDIQAVLSQFLRGGGDPNVSDAYLINGQPGDLCECSKPDTFRLTVDYGKTYLLRMINNAMNNILFFSIAKHQITVVGSDGSYTKPFKSDYIAISPGQTIDFLLEANQAPAHYYMAAKAYNSARAVRFSNSTTTGIIQYRGNYAPSSPPSFPNLPLFNDTKASTSFTGSLRSLASKVDVPLKVDTKLFFTLSINTLPCEGNNTCAGPRGNRLVASVNNITFESPHIDILEAYYRHLKGVYGDQFPSFPPLKFNYTANNLPAELQRPTRDRQVRVLEYNSNVEIVFQGTNLVAGIDHPMHLHGYSFYVVGWGIGNFDEKKDPLNYNLVDPPLMNTIAVPRNGWTTIRFKANNPGVWLMHCHLERHVSWGMEMAFIVKDGKGPGEQILPPPPDMPKC, translated from the exons ATGAAGGGTTTCATCCTACAATTTGTCGGGTTTCTATGTTTGGCTAGTGTTCTTCTTCCTAGCGAAGCTTTGACGCATCGCTATAAATTTGTCGTGA AAGAAGCTTCATATACAAGACTTTGCAGCACTAAGAATATATTGACAGTAAATGGCCAATTTCCAGGACCAACTCTGCGCATTCGTCAAGGCGATACGGCCATTGTTCATGTCCACAACAAGGGAAAAGAAAACATCACCATTCACTG GCATGGAGTGAAACAGCCGAGGTATCCATGGTCAGATGGTCCAGAATACATAACTCAGTGCCCTATCATGCCTGGAGAATCCTTTACTCAAGTGATTGGGATTTCTGATGAGATTGGGACCTTGTGGTGGCATGCTCATAGCGATTGGTCTCGAGCAACAGTTTATGGTGCTCTTATTATCTACCCTAAGAAAGGAGATAGTTATCCATTTCCCAAGCCTCATGCAGAAGTGCCCATCATCTTAg GAGAATGGTGGAAGAGTGACATACAAGCTGTTCTTAGCCAGTTTTTACGTGGTGGAGGAGACCCGAATGTCTCTGATGCTTATCTCATAAATGGTCAGCCTGGTGATCTCTGTGAATGTTCAAAGCCAG ATACATTCAGGCTGACGGTGGATTATGGCAAGACTTATTTGCTTCGGATGATAAACAATGCCATGAACaacatccttttcttttccattgcAAAGCATCAAATTACTGTGGTAGGATCAGATGGGAGCTACACAAAGCCATTCAAGAGTGATTATATTGCTATATCCCCAGGACAAACCATTGACTTCTTGTTAGAAGCCAATCAAGCACCTGCTCACTATTACATGGCTGCTAAAGCTTATAACAGTGCCCGTGCTGTTAGATTCAGCAATTCCACCACAACTGGAATCATACAATATCGTGGAAATTATGCTCCATCTTCACCACCATCTTTCCCAAATCTTCCACTGTTCAATGATACTAAAGCATCCACTTCTTTCACAGGAAGCCTAAGAAGTTTAGCAAGTAAAGTTGATGTTCCGCTCAAAGTGGACACCAAGCTTTTTTTCACACTTTCTATAAATACACTCCCTTGTGAAGGAAATAATACTTGTGCTGGACCGAGAGGCAACCGGCTTGTAGCCAGCGTAAACAACATAACCTTTGAGAGCCCCCATATTGACATTCTTGAAGCTTACTATCGCCACCTCAAAGGAGTCTACGGAGATCAATTTCCAAGTTTTCCACCTTTGAAATTCAACTATACAGCAAATAATCTTCCAGCGGAACTTCAAAGGCCTACTAGGGATAGGCAAGTTAGAGTTCTTGAGTACAACTCGAATGTGGAGATTGTTTTCCAGGGAACAAATTTGGTTGCTGGGATTGATCACCCCATGCATTTACATGGATATAGTTTCTATGTAGTTGGCTGGGGTATTGGGAACTTTGACGAGAAGAAGGACCCTTTGAATTATAATCTTGTTGACCCTCCTCTCATGAACACTATTGCTGTTCCAAGAAATGGCTGGACAACCATCAGGTTCAAGGCAAACAACCCTG GTGTGTGGCTCATGCATTGTCATCTAGAGCGTCATGTAAGTTGGGGAATGGAAATGGCATTCATAGTTAAGGATGGCAAGGGTCCAGGAGAGCAAATTCTCCCTCCACCTCCAGACATGCCTAAATGTTAA
- the LOC113715201 gene encoding uncharacterized protein, with product MPPSTVFFALQCCQCSTMQVKQRKKSSNKWTCVVCNQKQSVRKVFAQGYMAKDVREFVQSFNMSRQFAEQNVIPADDDKETLEIEDKIPPNGKLKRTDWTEYIDPEEEDSEIPNIGENPGDEFELKIVTEMPKPVFKKPKLKSCHVAKDCEYGDEKNILVDVGESLVRTKGSSQAGASSRYRGARVRGTQQERTNYAAEIKGKSADRQEEVKLEEPMHGMFEWRGCLVQGGNVKHSDEVPGRNRSATIKGWRSSKWSCYITEEDDNLLPASGKANKNQANQGCDPNAFETEFVDQRVDEDIHPDFL from the exons ATGCCGCCGTCGACGGTGTTTTTCGCCCTCCAATGCTGCCAATGCTCCACCATGCAG GTGAAGCAACGGAAGAAGAGTAGCAACAAGTGGACTTGTGTGGTCTGCAACCAGAAGCAATCGGTCCGCAAGGTGTTTGCTCAGGGATATATGGCCAAGGACGTTCGGGAATTCGTCCAGAGTTTCAACATGTCTCGCCAATTCGCCGAACAAAATGTGATCCCGGCGGATGAcgacaaagaaaccctagaaattgAAGACAAAATTCCCCCCAATGGCAAGCTGAAAAGGACCGATTGGACCGAATACATTGATCCAGAGGAGGAGGATTCAGAAATACCAAATATCGGCGAAAATCCTG GGGACGAATTTGAGCTCAAAATAGTGACTGAAATGCCTAAACCAGTTTTTAAAAAGCCTAAATTGAAGAGTTGTCATGTCGCAAAAGATTGTGAATATGGCGATGAGAAGAATATTCTAGTGGATGTTGGTGAGAGCCTGGTCAGAACAAAAGGCAGTTCTCAAG CTGGCGCGTCAAGTAGATATAGGGGAGCAAGGGTTAGAGGGACACAACAAGAGAGGACTAATTATGCAGCAGAAATTAAAGGAAAGTCTGCTGATAGGCAGGAAGAAGTGAAGCTCGAGGAGCCAATGCATGGAATGTTCGAATGGAGAGGCTGTTTAGTTCAGGGTGGTAATGTCAAACATTCTGATGAGGTGCCAGGGAGAAATCGGTCAGCAACAATAAAGGGATGGAGATCTTCAAAATGGAGTTGTTACATAACAGAAGAAGATGATAATCTATTGCCTGCGAGTGGGAAAGCTAACAAAAATCAAGCCAATCAAGGGTGTGATCCGAATGCATTTGAGACTGAATTTGTTGATCAAAGGGTAGATGAAGACATTCATCCTGATTTTCTGTGA
- the LOC113715030 gene encoding uncharacterized protein yields MWRVLWSLRISHKVKIFIWKGLKEAIPVKELIWRRMSKEDPICSGCGEELETLENLLLKCKKAKEIWKAAPVQWDGIQKLTENFNSWWAAFFEAIQRDQGLDHISLTTYILWQIWKSMNEKEFNNKTHDPTQVINKAWNAWMEFNDGIKKARSCSIEKTTAPFQMEEQEDSQIPDNRTVGM; encoded by the coding sequence ATGTGGAGAGTGCTGTGGAGCCTAAGAATCAGTCACAAAGTTAAGATCTTCATATGGAAAGGCCTGAaagaagcaattccagtcaaagaATTAATCTGGAGAAGAATGTCAAAAGAAGACCCTATATGCTCAGGGTGTGGGGAGGAGTTAGAAACTTTGGAAAATCTACTGCTGAAATGCAAGAAAGCAAAGGAGATCTGGAAAGCTGCACCGGTACAATGGGATGGGATCCAGAAGCTGACTGAGAATTTCAACAGTTGGTGGGCTGCATTTTTCGAAGCAATTCAGAGAGATCAGGGACTGGACCATATATCTCTTACAACATATATTCTTTGGCAAATTTGGAAAAGCATGAATGAGAAAGAGTTCAACAACAAAACACATGATCCAACACAAGTGATCAACAAAGCCTGGAATGCATGGATGGAGTTCAATGATGGGATAAAAAAGGCTAGGAGTTGTAGCATTGAAAAAACAACAGCACCATTTCAAATGGAGGAACAAGAAGATAGCCAAATCCCAGACAATAGAACAGTAGGAATGTAG